A stretch of the Aphis gossypii isolate Hap1 chromosome 2, ASM2018417v2, whole genome shotgun sequence genome encodes the following:
- the LOC114122843 gene encoding protein split ends-like isoform X4: MHVSVVTSSRGHHHRVGSWAFEANNPRFNHHLSSCSSPDLTYPEDRRVDTPIIIVRNKQHLKPPSESRGCSEDRSGSPSSSSSAASHSEASSSCSSSSSPSPTQQLPRSPSPGPALSDKSSSSHSLHGSSKSSTVPSHTICAQSPNLESQTSLSLEQQRHNAICIKNLPLRSSDTSLKDGLYHEYKRHGKVTCVKVVGQGCERYALVFFKKTEDVDKALQVSHDKSFFGSKIEVSSYQGHKDVDDNESRPIETDVDEFHSKATRTLFIGNLNSNTIAADLRKNFETFGEIIEIDIKKGNNINGSTTGTYAFVQYIDISSVVKAMRTMDGEFLAGSRINLGFGKSLATTCVWIDGVAEAVSEKYLASHFNQFGSVTHCVIDRTREHALVFFQQIAHAQLAVTQMRGSIMKGRRLQVDFASRECQQGFYEHLDKTSSESSPRFTTSQQHDSTAQLSPSSTNGVAIRGFETPSSSCSSAAGDKSYPRNPDEPRVSSISVPNPQVMHNLQKERDHILEQLQLEDSISSGDEILNNESSKAQQVISRSATPLCIEHPPKSTTPPTQVPRSHVPISLPLPRFAVHVSNPLLSPPLSSPRRPQSSNSDDSQASDPGAPGLEERLRSLDEKYEQWSGSRTSVLKLDTSVRLRSRYKLLDTVDKLEPSDIVKSVLAKPSVFDEDTKRLENFSDKYIPKEFVPSRTSPNLQNFRHQQLGSFSPLTPSSSGSSKSPPASSPAAVKTQYSFPSHPQPIIITQSCRTSPTDPRLPPTDPRLIDPRLSAADPRLSADSRGSFLTKQNICTINDNRYVPDILNTKDPRHPIHKDAEIKDGPEAFYRSKIRDEYTKNWLHTFDRKDNEPTYRLVDSFDRRRFSSDYRKEEEEKMKIEQINKQKLLDGFVVKRKCSNDTIVHPSPYFVSVQEKQKNIDDLKKLTEHKKVEEITKREERIEIKKVTEEIKPPEPPPTMNNIDEDKIDFITNENTIANILLSSIENLNRKTETEETRNKVERTNSNESVSKLSDTEKKKEVINESIKKKEHERKKSIDFDHTKIKEKKDHEPKKILGSKSKECESSKSKELEFNMFEINRINKKKEELLINGKTKDIEKKKDVKFDKKPETKKEDKKKDFLKETDKKDDVDKLKDKKKDKRDKDPPKHKERKKSLDENNKHKHENSSKRSKEHYNKSKEEEKSHQNVTSDFDGKFNDDKDLKKDKRVDRNSISSNSSTGRSSKRRMSDSSENLDDSKRSKIDTKNFKDKNHKKTNDKHISFISKILDGKNKEQKKEHHEKKLDKKKEERKVIKTPNETESEDDDEDEEARERRKNHSIFEVVLDEPYVSMYDKVKARSTKNMQKQEEEKRQEKLKEKFSQLKQSRAKREEKKRSTSYDGDSDSDRGLRRSSKLLITSSDDDDDYFRRKNQRPVSDSSENDRPKLQRTVSDSYESNKVKTQRGSDTYDNDRLKALRVVSDSSENEKFKQLSKFKSRIQSECSDSDDHFVRKSSFAFDRIQNDVDIQGFNGHQKKKKQKKQKSEYSRKSIDINGLDSNHRSIKEKKKKHSISHKSNINERMQDIFGSLSDEDNEKTIVNKWSVSDVFGTDSDTEHERKENKPKMEIKKFNEFGKDVLKSLSHNVDEIARKKKKRKKDKERNKEDRREDRKEERRDDRKEERRDDRRDDRRECHLDRKEERRDDRKEKEELRKDEPRREDRKDELRKEERKDEPRKEDRKDEPKKEEQRREDRKEERKDELRREDRKDERKEEQRREDRKDERREEQRREDRKDEKKEDRKIEIKDDRKEEIKNDKKEIKGDRVINITHEERKVPKEVKSEKLVNIIHEERKVPKEVKSDRLVNTPHEERKVPKEIKSDRLTTTPPEERKISRETKHYEEIKVMDNLQSIIESKKKPKEFIANNVNTITPNRDVFSSFFDFDDSKGPEDETITIFKGDDDTVKTEVMFRKVDEKKELLFRPINTFEPIKREMIGFGSHMDDETAVKSISETPEPLVEEADPVDMASSEEKSTPVISQEETEGAVAALLEATFGQDFCDSSYSDRSAKPDTPISDSELRIDTDDEDSTDSIIDECKNDVPDSSQNKTIPSKIDDEIVKPDKNEIVFCTDQIIEDEKLEDEPNSIEIPKVSDVQQESPITEPLDTKPQSPLSHNFRLPQMVIQQASIRSLNINYAKPITEVKPSTMPSPEISETIVESISKPEIKAEDHVSVVKFSTSQVPTVICQEQSVISCAPILLPKQEFSQTSVLQHTKDTQIVQSCIVSPSTILPEIKKPNLDSIKEEIVEPEVVIDESKLSEELPSNQAATITFAKKSIIHDETLEHLEPKENSSSVLNHEEPLHPVVAPIEIDDKSMPKHPKAKGLERIVEQINEKMRAKANETALNLTKEPIMMPLKKALIAKDKDENRSDCKVDVVEVKSKIVEMESPEDLVVAPLTPKIEDKNEVFASPGESSCEPKELDTARIKKDDEFTKDISKAIDRDSSVRGRRRGGRGRGTRGAPTIVTPRRTRQNVVTPNMPPQNTLTDIYEFTDEDEKVSQKYSKSPEPPVTSIIPNISSSPPTGALVVSTSPLTRKSRRLQEKDGSKSTLEETIDEVARGPCTRRTTRSKPQAIPLLSLETSPRKTKQINGKKLKAESPQPVSKTETTESPLSNDQDDDKNQLSISLLSTSSSSSTTSETTTLIDPVTGLLIPMQESEEGQYVPIDDGDNNRNKRSLSNEPPEKKARLEKSPVTSMAISKNSTTIPALAVTPNNILPATTTTYAVTPGMSNVAKTPCVMTTANSAPVGLVKPNITASVIAPTNIVKSTAVMSPSPPPLKTQPNVLNKASNPVISQQPTCKPSIPISTMPPPIKSHLTAISRTPPLPKLLSPKGHIVQAYTSQSMEAVNQNSILHPSPTTQSSQPLLINTPSVMSPPLRGVLNSPSRSVLSPPSRGLLSPPSRAIVPPSQPTSSVHSSSTVPDIICPKGFDPSKMENSRCIVMRSPSPLVLSGQPMSFEAGIDSTPINMVPAHHFLHPQLIYPHYIRDSMGAFIPPRNIKVVPEIEENMPPLELRKRLPDECITDRLQHNVGGTQQYINVQQVTHPIGSLPYGQVVPINYGYRPINTILKNYPIYWQGTLALKNDKALVEMHYLFGNAAVAEHSLQRNIDGELKLSQRMRLEQTQLDGVSRKMQIEDECCVLIAVPIGMSEEEWNQQSCTLHNGFITYLQQKQAAGIINITAPGSTQNAYIVHMFPPCDYINSVLATVHPAMVKQIASMAHLIIVIATV; this comes from the exons ATGCATGTTTC CGTTGTCACTTCTAGCAGAGGTCACCACCATCGTGTAGGTAGCTGGGCTTTTGAAGCCAATAACCCAAGGTTCAATCACCACCTAAGTAGTTGTAGTTCACCGGACTTAACATACCCGGAAGATAGACGGGTAGATACACCTATAATAATCGTCCGGAATAAACAACACCTAAAACCCCCTAG TGAGTCTAGGGGTTGTAGTGAGGATCGTTCTGGTTCGCCTTCGAGCTCTAGTTCGGCTGCAAGTCATTCAGAGGCAAGTAGTTCGTGTAGTTCATCTTCATCACCTAGCCCTACTCAACAGCTGCCACGCAGCCCTAGTCCAGGTCCCGCATTATCCGACAAGTCTTCTTCAAGTCATAg ccTTCATGGTAGCTCGAAGAGCAGTACGGTTCCGTCCCACACCATTTGCGCACAGTCACCTAACTTAGAAAGTCAAACATCTCTTTCACTCGAACAACAGAGGCATAATGCAAtctgtataaaaaatctaCCTTTGAGGTCTAGTG ataccaGTCTTAAAGATGGTCTGTATCATGAATACAAACGACACGGCAAAGTGACTTGTGTCAAAGTAGTGGGCCAAGGGTGCGAAAGGTACGCCTTGGTATTCTTTAAAAAGACTGAAGATGTTGATAAAGCTTTACAAGTATCTCACGACAAGTCGTTTTTTGGTTCTAAAATTGAAGTTTCTTCATACCAGGGACACAAAGATGTGGATGACAATGAAAGCAG gcCGATTGAAACAGACGTGGATGAATTTCATTCAAAAGCAACCAGAACTCTCTTCATCGGTAACTTAAACAGCAACACAATAGCGGctgatttaagaaaaaattttgaaacatttggtgaaattatt gaaattgatattaaaaaaggaAATAATATCAATGGCAGTACAACAGGCACATATGCATTTGTCCAGTACATTGATATATCCAGTGTTGTTAAAGCTATGCGTACAATGGATGGTGAATTTTTGGCTGGAAGTCGTATAAATTTAGGTTTTGGAAAATCATTGGCGACTACATGCGTTTGGATTGATGGTGTTGCTGAAGCAGTCAGTGAAAAATATCTGGCATCTCATTTTAATCAGTTTGGCAGTGTTACTCACTGTGTAATTGACCGAACAAGAGAACATGCTTTGGTGTTTTTTCAAcag attgcaCATGCACAGTTAGCTGTTACTCAAATGCGTGGTTCCATTATGAAAGGTCGAAGACTTCAAGTTGATTTTGCATCTAGAGAGTGTCAACAAGGATTCTATGAACACTTAGATAAGACATCTAGTGAATCTAGTCCTAGGTTCACCACCAGTCAACAACACGATAGTACTGCACAATTATCACCTAGCAGTACAAATGGTGTTGCTATTCGAGGTTTTGAAACTCCATCATCTTCTTGTAGTAGTGCTGCTGGTGACAAAAGTTACCCAAGGAATCCTGATGAACCACGCGTTAGTTCAATTTCTGTTCCTAACCCTCAAGTCATGCATAATTTGCAAAAGGAACGTGACCATATTCTGGAACAGCTTCAGCTTGAGGACTCCATTAGTTCTGGTGATGAAATTCTGAATAATGAATCATCTAAAGCACAGCAAGTTATTAGCCGTTCGGCCACACCTTTATGTATTGAACATCCCCCAAAGAGTACCACTCCTCCGACTCAAGTTCCTAGATCTCATGTACCGATCTCGTTGCCGTTGCCCAGATTTGCTGTGCACGTCTCTAATCCCCTGCTCAGCCCACCTCTAAGCTCCCCTAGGAGACCTCAGTCGTCTAACTCTGATGATTCTCAAGCTTCTGATCCTGGTGCGCCAGGTCTTGAAGAAAGATTAAGAAGCCtagatgaaaaatatgaacagTGGAGTGGCTCTAGAACTAGTGTATTAAAACTTGATACATCGGTTCGTCTTCGTTCAAGATATAAGTTGTTAGATACTGTTGATAAACTAGAACCTTCAGATATTGTCAAGTCAGTTCTTGCAAAACCAAGTGTTTTTGACGAAGATACCAAACGACTTGAAAATTTTtctgataaatatatacctaaagaGTTTGTACCATCTCGAACAAGCCCTAATTTACAAAACTTCAGACACCAACAATTGGGTTCATTTTCACCGTTAACACCATCGAGTAGTGGGTCATCTAAATCTCCCCCAGCTTCTTCTCCAGCAGCTGTTAAAACTCAATATTCTTTTCCAAGTCATCCTCAGCCTATAATAATCACACAAAGTTGCAGAACTTCACCTACAGACCCTCGATTGCCACCTACTGATCCCAGGTTAATTGACCCAAGATTATCTGCTGCTGATCCTAGATTATCAGCTGATTCAAGAGGATCATTTTtgactaaacaaaatatatgtactataaatgataataggtatgttcctgatatactaaatactaaggATCCTCGACATCCTATACATAAAGATGCAGAAATTAAAGACGGACCTGAAGCATTTTATAGAAGTAAAATTCGGGATGAGTATACCAAAAATTGGTTACATACATTTGACCGGAAAGATAATGAGCCAACCTATAGATTAGTTGACTCATTTGATCGTCGAAGGTTTAGTAGTGACTATagaaaagaagaagaagaaaagatgaaaattgaacaaattaataaacaaaaactctTAGATGGTTTTGttgtaaaaagaaaatgttctAATGATACCATAGTTCATCCTAGTCCATACTTTGTCAGTGTTcaagaaaaacaaaagaatATTGATGATCTTAAAAAACTTACTGAACATAAAAAAGTTGAAGAAATCACAAAACGAGAAGAACGTATtgagataaaaaaagtaactgaAGAAATTAAACCTCCAGAACCTCCTCcaacaatgaataatattgatgaagATAAGATAGATTTCATTACCAATGAAAATACTATtgctaatattttactatcttctattgaaaatttgaataggAAGACTGAAACAGAAGAAACTAGAAATAAAGTCGAAAGAACAAATTCAAATGAATCTGTTAGCAAACTTTCAGATACTGAGAAAAAGAAAGAAGTTATTaatgaatcaataaaaaagaaagaacACGAAAGGAAGAAATCTATTGATTTTGACCACactaaaatcaaagaaaagaAAGACCATGAACCCAAAAAGATTTTAGGTTCTAAATCTAAAGAATGTGAAAGCAGCAAAAGTAAAGAACTAGAGTTTAACATGTTTGAAATAAACCGAATCAATAAGAAAAAAGAGGAACTTTTGATAAATGGTAAAACAAAAGatattgaaaagaaaaaagatgTCAAGTTTGACAAAAAACCAGAAACTAAAAAAGAAGATAAGAAAAAAGATTTTCTTAAAGAAACTGATAAAAAGGATgatgttgataaattaaaagacaAAAAGAAAGACAAACGTGATAAAGATCCGCCTAAGCACAAAGAACGAAAAAAGAGCttagatgaaaataataagcatAAACATGAAAACAGTAGTAAAAGATCAaaagaacattataataaaagtaaagaagaagaaaaatcaCATCAAAATGTCACTTCTGATTTTGATGGGAAGTTTAATGACGATAAAGATCTTAAAAAAGACAAACGAGTGGATAGAAACAGCATTAGTAGTAATAGTTCTACAGGACGTTCGTCAAAAAGGAGAATGAGCGATAGCTCTGAAAATCTTGATGATTCTAAAAGATCCAAAATagatactaaaaattttaaagataaaaatcataagaaaactaatgataaacatatttcattcatatcaaaaattttagaTGGTAAAAACAAAGAACAGAAAAAAGAACATCACGAAAAAAAGTTGGATAAGAAAAAAGAAGAAAGAAAAGTTATCAAAACTCCAAATGAAACAGAATCTGAAGATGATGATGAGGACGAAGAAGCTAgagaaagaagaaaaaatcatTCTATTTTTGAAGTTGTATTGGATGAACCATATGTTTCAATGTATGATAAAGTAAAAGCCAGATCTaccaaaaatatgcaaaaacaagAAGAAGAGAAACGTCAAGAAAAACTCAAAGAAAAGTTTAGtcaattaaaacaaagtaGAGCTAAAAGAGAAGAAAAGAAGAGATCTACATCGTACGATGGTGATTCAGATTCTGACCGAGGTTTACGACGTTCATCTAAATTGCTCATTACCAGCtcagatgatgatgatgactaTTTTCGGCGAAAAAATCAAAGACCAGTTTCTGACTCATCAGAAAATGATAGACCAAAACTTCAACGAACTGTATCAGATTCTTATGAaagtaataaagttaaaactcAAAGAGGATCTGATACTTATGATAATGACAGGCTTAAAGCTCTAAGAGTTGTATCAGATTCttcagaaaatgaaaaattcaagcaattatctaaatttaagtCTAGAATACAATCTGAATGTAGTGATAGTGATGATCATTTTGTTCGAAAAAGTTCATTTGCTTTTGATCGAATACAAAATGATGTTGACATTCAAGGATTTAATGGACaccaaaagaaaaagaaacaaaagaaacaaaaaagtGAATATTCAAGAAAATCAATTGATATCAATGGATTGGATAGTAATCATAGGTCAATCAaggagaaaaagaaaaaacattcaattagtcataaatctaatattaatgaaagaaTGCAAGATATTTTTGGATCCTTATCAGATGAGGATAATGAAAAGACAATTGTAAACAAATGGAGTGTGTCTGATGTTTTTGGAACTGATTCTGATACTGAGCATGAacgtaaagaaaataaaccaaaaatggaaattaaaaaattcaacgaaTTTGGTAAGGATGTATTAAAATCACTGTCTCATAATGTAGATGAAATAGCTCGAAAGAAAAAGAAACGAAAGAAAGATAAGGAAAGAAATAAAGAAGATCGAAGGGAAGATCGTAAAGAAGAAAGAAGAGATGACCGTAAAGAAGAACGTAGGGATGATCGTAGAGATGACCGAAGAGAATGTCATCTAGATCGTAAGGAAGAACGTAGAGATGatagaaaagaaaaagaagaacTAAGAAAAGATGAACCTCGAAGAGAAGATCGAAAAGATGAACTAAGAAAAGAAGAGCGAAAAGATGAACCAAGGAAAGAAGATCGAAAAGATGAACCTAAAAAAGAAGAACAGCGAAGAGAAGATCGAAAAGAAGAGCGCAAAGATGAACTACGAAGAGAAGATCGAAAAGATGAGCGCAAGGAAGAACAACGACGAGAAGATCGAAAAGATGAGCGTAGGGAAGAACAGCGAAGAGAAGATCGTAAAGACGAAAAGAAAGAAGAtcgaaaaattgaaattaaagatGATCGAAAAGAAGAAATAAAGAatgataaaaaagaaattaaaggTGAcagagtaataaatataactcatGAAGAAAGAAAAGTGCCTAAAGAAGTGAAAAgtgaaaaattagtaaatataatccaTGAAGAAAGAAAAGTTCCAAAGGAAGTGAAAAGTGATAGATTAGTAAATACACCGCACGAAGAAAGAAAAGTgccaaaagaaataaaaagtgATAGACTAACAACTACGCCGCCtgaagaaagaaaaatatctaGAGAGACAAAACATTATGaagaaataaaagtaatgGATAATCTTCAAAGTATAATAGAATCAAAGAAAAAACCAAAAGAATTCATTGCTAATAATGTCAATACAATCACTCCAAATAGAGATgtattttcttcattttttgattttgatgacTCTAAAGGTCCTGAAGATGAaacaattactatatttaaaggAGATGATGATACTGTTAAGACTGAAGTAATGTTCAGAAAAGTAGATGAGAAAAAAGAACTATTATTTAGACccataaatacatttgaacCTATTAAAAGAGAAATGATTGGATTTGGATCTCACATGGATGATGAAACTGCTGTAAAAAGCATATCTGAAACACCTGAGCCATTAGTAGAAGAAGCTGATCCTGTAGATATGGCGTCTTCAGAAGAAAAATCGACCCCGGTTATTTCTCAAGAAGAAACTGAAGGAGCTGTTGCAGCATTACTTGAAGCAACATTTGGTCAAGATTTTTGTGACTCTTCATACTCTGATAGATCTGCAAAACCTGACACTCCAATATCAGATAGTGAACTACGAATTGATACAGATGATGAAGATAGTACAGATTCAATTATTGATGAGTGCAAAAATGATGTACCAGATTcttcacaaaataaaactattccaTCTAAAATCGATGATGAAATTGTAAAACCAGATAAAAacgaaattgttttttgtactGACCAAATAATAGAAGATGAAAAACTAGAAGATGAACCAAATTCTATAGAAATACCTAAAGTTTCTGATGTTCAACAAGAATCGCCAATAACTGAACCTTTGGACACTAAACCACAGTCACCTTTAAGTCATAACTTTAGATTACCTCAAATGGTCATTCAACAAGCTAGTATaagatcattaaatattaattatgctaAACCAATAACTGAAGTAAAACCATCCACAATGCCATCTCCAGAAATTTCAGAAACAATCGTTGAAAGTATTTCAAAACCTGAAATTAAGGCTGAAGATCATGTATCTGTTGTAAAATTTTCTACTTCTCAAGTACCAACAGTGATTTGTCAAGAACAGTCTGTTATATCATGTGCGCcaatattattaccaaaacAAGAATTTAGTCAAACGTCTGTTTTACAACACACCAAAGATACTCAAATTGTTCAAAGTTGTATAGTTTCACCTTCAACAATTTTacctgaaattaaaaaacctaACTTGGATTCCATAAAAGAAGAAATAGTAGAACCAGAAGTGGTCATTGATGAATCAAAACTTTCTGAAGAGTTGCCATCTAATCAAGCAGCAACAATAACGTTTGCAAAGAAGTCTATAATTCATGATGAAACATTAGAACATTTAGAACCAAAAGAAAATTCCTCTTCAGTTTTAAATCATGAAGAACCCTTACATCCTGTTGTTGCACCTATTGAAATTGATGACAAATCAATGCCTAAGCATCCTAAAGCAAAAGGTCTTGAGCGCATTGTTGAAcagataaatgaaaaaatgagaGCTAAAGCTAATGAAACtgcattaaatttaacaaaagaaCCTATAATGATGCCATTAAAAAAGGCTCTGATTGCAAAAGACAAAGATGAAAACAGGTCCGATTGCAAAGTAGATGTTGTAGaagttaaatctaaaatagttGAAATGGAGTCACCAGAAGATTTAGTTGTGGCCCCATTGACACCAAAAATTGAAGATAAAAATGAAGTTTTTGCCAGTCCAGGTGAAAGTAGCTGTGAACCTAAAGAATTGGATACAGCTAGAATTAAGAAAGATGACGAGTTTACAAAAGATATTTCAAAAGCTATTGATCgag ATTCTTCAGTTAGAGGTAGACGAAGAGGTGGTAGAGGACGTGGAACTCGCGGAGCTCCTACTATAGTTACTCCAAGAAGAACTCGGCAAAATGTTGTAACGCCAAATATGCCCCCTCAAAATACTCTAACTGATATTTATGAGTTTACGGATGAAGATGAAAAAGTTAGTCAAAAGTATAGCAAATCTCCAGAACCACCTGTAACAAGTATTATTCCAAACATTTCATCATCTCCTCCGACTGGTGCTTTGGTAGTAAGCACTTCTCCATTAACCAGAAAGTCTAGAAGACTACAG GAAAAAGATGGAAGTAAGAGTACCTTAGAGGAAACAATTGATGAAGTTGCTCGAGGTCCATGTACTCGACGTACCACACGTTCAAAGCCTCAAGCAATACCTTTACTAAGTTTAGAAACATCTCCAcgaaaaactaaacaaattaatgggaaaaaattaaaagctgAGTCTCCACAACCAGTTTCTAAAACAGAAACTACTGAATCTCCATTGTCTAATGATCAAGATGATGATAAAAATCAGCTatcaatttctttattatcGACATCTTCATCATCTTCAACTACTTCAGAAACAACCACATTAATAGATCCAGTTACAGGCTTACTTATTCCAATGCAAGAATCTGAAGAAGGACAATATGTGCCTATCGATGATGGAGATAATAATAG gaATAAAAGATCATTATCAAATGAACCACCTGAGAAAAAAGCTCGTCTTGAGAAATCGCCTGTTACATCCATGGCAATTTCCAAAAACAGTACAACTATTCCTGCTTTGGCTGTTACTCCAAATAACATTCTTCCAGCGACTACCACAACGTATGCAGTTACCCCTGGAATGTCCAATGTGGCTAAAACACCTTGTGTTATGACAACTGCCAACTCTGCACCTGTTGGACTTGTTAAACCTAATATTACAGCTTCTGTAATAGCTCctacaaatattgtaaaatccaCTGCCGTCATGTCTCCTTCGCCACCACCACTTAAGACACAACCAAACGTTCTAAATAAAGCATCTAATCCTGTAATTAGTCAGCAGCCAACATGCAAACCTTCAATTCCAATTTCTACAATGCCACCACCAATAAAATCTCATTTAACTGCCATTAGTCGTACTCCTCcattacctaaattattatcaccTAAAGGACACATTGTACAAGCATATACATCACAGTCAATGGAAGCAGTTAATCAGAATTCTATATTACATCCTTCTCCAACAACTCAGTCTTCACAACCATTGTTGATAAACACTCCAAGTGTTATGAGTCCACCATTAAGAGGAGTTTTAAACTCGCCATCAAGAAGTGTGTTAAGTCCACCATCAAGAGGATTATTGAGTCCACCTTCAAGAGCTATTGTACCTCCATCTCAGCCTACCTCGTCTGTACACAGTTCATCTACTGTACCTgat attatttgtcCAAAAGGATTTGATCCTTCTAAAATGGAAAATTCAAGGTGCATTGTTATGAGGAGTCCATCTCCACTTGTGTTGTCAGGCCAACCAATGTCATTCGAAGCTGGAATTGACTCAACTCCTATAAATATGGTTCCAGCTCATCATTTCCTACATCCACAACTTATTTATCCACATTACATCAGAGATTCAATGGGAGCATTTATACCGCCca gaaaCATAAAAGTAGTACCAgaaattgaagaaaatatgCCACCATTGGAATTGCGCAAAAGGCTTCCTGATGAATGTATTACAGACAGACTGCAACATAATGTTGGTGGAAcccaacaatatataaatgttcaaCAAGTAACTCATCCAATTGGTAGTCTTCCGTATGGACAAGTTGTACCAATTAACTATGGTTATCGACCCATTAATACCATATTAAAG aactatCCTATTTACTGGCAAGGAACACTAGCACTCAAAAATGATAAAGCACTTGTAGAAATGCATTATTTGTTTGGGAATGCGGCTGTAGCTGAACACTCACTACAGCGTAATATTGATGGTGAACTGAAGTTATCCCAACGTATGCGATTAGAACAAACGCAATTAGATGGTGTTTCACGCAAGATGCAG attgaaGATGAATGTTGTGTGTTAATTGCTGTGCCAATTGGTATGAGTGAAGAAGAATGGAATCAACAAAGTTGCACATTGCATAAtggttttataacatatttacaaCAAAAGCAAGCTGCAGGAATCATCAACATCACAGCACCTGGAAGCACtcag AATGCTTACATAGTGCACATGTTCCCACCTtgtgattatataaatagtgtcCTAGCTACAGTTCATCCTGCAATGGTGAAACAAATAGCATCTATGGCccatttaattattgtcataGCCACCgtgtaa